The Verrucomicrobiia bacterium DNA window CAATGATCTACCTTCTCGACGCCAACGTGCTGATCGCCCTGATCGATACCACCCACGCCCATCACGCGGCAGCGGTGCGCTTTTTCCCCATCGCGCAGAGAACCGGGTGGGCAACCTGCCCGATCGTCGAGAACGCCTTCATCCGCATCTTCGGTCGTCCGGGCTACCGGAACGGGCCGGGCACCCCGGATCTGGCCCGGACGCTCCTCGCCCAATACTGCGCTGCCCCGGGCCACCGATTCCTACCGGACGACGCCACCCTCCTCGACCTGCCCCGGTTTCCGTCGCTACGGGGATCCATGTCGCTGACCGACCTCTACCTCCTCGGCCTTGCCGTCAAACACGGAGGGCGCTTTGCGACTTTCGACGCCGGCATCGACGCTTCGCTGGTCCCGGGCGGGGAAACGGCACTCTTGAAATTGTGAAGGAGGGACGATCGGGAAAAGGCCGCGCGACATCGCACATCGACGATTGCCGTTCCGATGCCACCGCCCCGGCTCGATCCAAAGTGTCGAATGTGCAGGTTTGACCCCAACTCTGCCCCGGGGTCAGATCTCTGAATTTGACATTCTCCTCGCCCGCCCGATCCCGGGCCTGATTTGTCAAATTCACAGATCTGACCCCGATCACTCCTCGACAACCCGGGGATGCGCCGGGATGGGAGCGATGGATTGCGCATTGGGGCGGCGTATGCGTATCTAGCGGGGCATGCCACGCCCGGAAGCTCCGCACAGCCGCCTGCGCCGCAATCGGTTCTTGCCATTCACCGACGCACCCCTTCCTTTGGGGGGGAACACACGCGACGCCGCCATGGGTACGAAGAGGATTTCGGATTGGTGCTGGAGCCGGGTTTGGAGTCGGGCGTTTCCGGGGTGGGTGGCCGGGGTGCTGGCGGCCGCCGCGGCCGGGTTGTCGCACGGGGCGGCGCATGGGGCAGGTCTGCCCCCCGGGGTTTCGCCCTGCTTCACGTCCTCGATCCCGAGCGGGTACGGAACGTTCGTGTGGGTCAGGGGAGGGTTGTATCAGCAGAGCGGCGACACCGCGCCGGTTCCGGCGGCCAGCGGGGCGGGCTTTGCGAGTCTGGAACTTTTATCTCCCTCGGCGTTCGCCGTATCGAACGTGGTGGTGAGCGGGCCGGGCGGGTTTCAGGCGCCGTTGACGGCGCGACCGGGCGGGATGTCGGAGTGGAACGCCACGTACGAATCGGAGCCGGCCGTGGAGGAGGCGCTCCGGGCGGGATCGTGGATCACGCGGTTTCAGGTGATCTTTCCGGGCGCAGACCCGTTCATCGGCTTTTTTCCGTTTCTCATCGCCTCGAACACCCCGCCGGTGCCGCAGGTGGCCAATCTGGCGGCGGCTCAGGCCATTCCCGCGGGAGGGGCGTTTGCGTTGAATTGGGTGCCCTGGGCCGGATCGGGGGCTGCGGATCGCGTGGCGGTGGCGTTGACGGATGGGGCGGGGAACACGGTGTGGTCGGCGGCGACGGATTGCGGAGGCGAGACGCCCATCGTTCCGGGGGCCACCTCGGTGGAGATTCCGGCCGGGCGCCTGGCGGCGGGGACGACCTACACGGGGCACCTGACGTTCGGGGGCTCCGTGCTGGCCGCTCAGGACGAAAGTTCACTGCTGGTGGAGCGGGGATTCCAGACGCGGACCACGAGGTTCACGGTGCGGACGACGGGATCGGGCGGAGGTCCGCCGGCCAGCCTGGGTGGTGTGAGGGTCGTGGATGGCAGTCTGGTGCTGACCCTGACGGGCGGGCCTGGAACGAGCTACCTGGTGCAGTCGTCGCCCGACTTCACGGCCTGGACGGACGAGACGACCGTGGTTGTTCCGGCGGGCGGGAGCGTGGAAGTCACGCTGCCGCTGGCGGCGGACGGAGGACCGCGCTTCCTGCGGGCGATTGCGCTGGGGGGAGGAGATCCTTCCGGGGGCGAAGCGGCGCAACTGGTGCTGGCGGCGACGGGCGCGGGGGAGTTGGCACTGACGTTGACCGGAACCCCCGGTGCCACGTACACGATCGAGTCCAGCAGCAACTACGTGGCGTGGGCGACCGTTCGCGAAGTCACAGTGCCGGCCGGGCAGTCGAATGTGGTGGTCGCGGTGAGTGTCGTGGCGGGTCGGCCGTTGGAGGTTTTTCGGGCGGTGTCGGCCGCTGGACCGCCACCCCCGCCGCCGCCCACGGGAGAGCAGCCCACGTTGGTGCTGGCGCGCGACGCAGGGGGAGGCTTTCGGTTGACGGCCACGGGGGGGGATGCCAACCGGACGTATGGGATTCAGCGGACGGATGCGACCTTCGGGACATGGACGGATGTGGCGGAGACGCTGACGACCGATGCCAGCGGGACGGGTTCGGTGTTGCTGCCGGCGGCCGGCGAGTTGAGGGAGGGGTTCTTCCGGACGATCGGGCGGTAATGGGGGGCGGAGTTCGGGGGGCCGGCTGAAGCCGGGACACCGAACGCTTGGGGGCGGGGTGTCCACCCTTTGCCATCGCCAGGTGGGGAGGGGTGGATAAAGTCGGGCGCATGCCGAGTTTCGACATTGTTTCGGAAGTGAACTCGATGGAGATCGAGAATGCGGTGAACCAGGCGAAGAAGGAGTTGTTGAACCGGTTCGACTTCAAGGGCAGCCCGGCGGAGATCGTCCTGGAGAAGAACGAGATTCGGTTGAGCGCCCAGGATGCGTTCAAGATCAAGGCGTTGGAGGAGATTGTGATCGGGAAGATGGCCAAGCGATCCATCAGCCTGAAGAACGTGGATCGTCAGGACCCAGAGATCTCGCCGCTGGGGCATGCGCGCCAGACCCTGCGGATCAAGCAGGGGATCGAGGCACCGGTGGCGAAGGAGGTGAGCGGGTTTGTGCGGGGTCTGGGGCGGAAGGTGACGGTGCAGATTCAGGGGGAGGCGTTGCGGGTCACCGGCAAGAGCCGGGACGATTTGCAGGCGGTGATGGCGGCGGTGCGGGCGGGGGATTTTCCGGTCGAATTGAGTTTCACGAACTTCCGGGACTAAGAGAACGAGGGGCGTGGGCGGTGATGGTTTGGAGGCCTGGCAATCCCATGGGGAGGCGCTGTTGGGGATCGTTACACGACGGGTGTCGGAAATCTTGACACTTTTCCGGGTGGCTGTTCTGGATTCATAAGATCCTTGAGTTGAGGAGGATGGAGAAGTGGATCAATGGGTTAGGTGAATTGACTACGTCAGATTTCATTACAACCCTTGGCTTAGGACCTTGGGGGGATTGGTAGATCCACCGAGTTTATAAGGTGTTTGCTGGGAGAGGGTTGGGATGCGGTTTCGGGTTAGTTTTGGCCTTTTGGCATTGATTGTGCTTGCCCGGGCTTGGTCCACAGAAGCGCGGAATTCAACTCCACCCATCTGAACCAAGGCTAGTGCAATGAAATACCTATCCAAACTGATGCTTGTAACGGGCGGATTGGGGATGCTCGGGACGGCGGTTCTCGCCGACTCGATCTCCCCGTCCGTGTTCACCGCCGACCTGAACGTCGGCGAATCGGTCACCGTGCGGAAGACCGTCACGGTGGATGAAGGACGGCCCACCACCTCGAAGGTTGATGTGTACTTCCTGGCGGACACGACAGGGAGCATGGGCGGTGCGATCAACGGGGTGAAGGCCTCGGCGGGAGCGCTGCTGGCTTCGATTTCGGGCCTGGGCGACGTGCAGTTCGCGGTGGGCGAGTACAAGGATTTTGCCATCAGCCCATATGGCAGCCCCGGCGACTTTCCGTACCGCCTGAACACGCCCATGACGGCCAATCAGGCTTCCGCCCAGGCTGGCATCAACATGTGGGGTGCCTCGGGCGGGAACGACTGGCCGGAGAGCAACCTGCATGCGTTGAAGACCCTGGCTGAAGATCCTGCGACCGGATGGCGGGATGGATCCAAGCGCCTGGTGGTCTGGTTCGGGGATGCGTATGGGCATGATTCCGTGGCCCATCCCGGGCCCACGGAGGCGGCCACCATCGCGGCACTGCAGGCTGCCAGCATCCAGGTCGAGGCGATCGATGTCGGCTCGGCCGGGTCCGGGCTGGACGCGACGGGTCAGGCGACCCGCATCACGGCGGCGACCGGCGGACACAAGTACACGGGGCCCAACAACGCGGCGATTGTCGCCGTGATTGCGGATGCCATCGAAGCGGCATTTGCCACGTACAACACGGTGACCCTGGACCTTTCCGAGGTGCCCGCCGGGTTGCTGGCGTCGATCGTGCCCGGTTCGTATGTCGGGGACTACGATCGTGAGGAGACCCGAACCTTCGAGTTCGATCTGACCTTCACCGGGGTCGCGCCGGGCGACTACAGCTTCAACGTGTACGGCCTGGTGGATGGCGGACGCGTGGCGACGGAGTCGGATCGGATCCGGGTGTTCAACGGCACCCCGGTTCCCGAGGGCGGGATGACCCTGCCGCTGCTGGGCATGGCGGCGGTGCTGTTCGGGCTGCTGCGCCGGGCGAAGTAATCCGGGATTGCCCGAGACTCCATCGGGGTCCATGGGAGTCCATTCGAGCGAGGGACAGGGGTTGTGCGGCCCTGTCCCTTTTGCTTTTCTCGGGGACGTTCCGGACAGCGATGACTGTCCGAACGGGGCGCCGAGGGAGGGGTGGCCCGGGCACGGGATGAATCCGTATGCGACCCGACTTCCGCGGCATGGATGCCGGGTGGGGAATCGAGGAACCCTTCGACGTCAACTTGAATCAGGAAACCGCACCATCTGCCGATGCCAACCGGAGCCTCCGAGTGCGGGCGCGCGACCTTTTGATCCACCATGAAACCGACTTCGATCCCTGCGGTGATCTGCCTATCGATCCTGACCTGTTTGCCGGCCTGCCTGCCCGGGGGTGTGGGCGTGGCGGCGCGGGCGGCGGAGATGGACCTGCTGCGTGAGCCATTGAGTGCCGAAGTGGCGGAACCGTCGGCCCTGCCGGAGATCATTGCGGAGCTGGCGACGGCGGCGTTGCGGGAGGCGTATGCGCGGGTGCAGCAGGGGGATTTCGACGGGGCGTTGAGCGCCGCACGGCGGGCGGCATCGGCGGACCCGAGGTCGGCACCGGCGGCGGAGTTGGTCGGGGTGGCCCTGGCCAAGCGGGGGGAGCTGGACGATGCGCTGCGGTGGTTTCAGCGGGCCGTCGAGATCGATGCGAGGCAGGGCACGGCGTGGACCAAGATCGGGGACGTGCAACTCAGTCGTCAGGATGGGGAGGCGGCGCGAGCGGCCTACATTCGGGCCTTGGAGGTCAACCCATCGGATCGGCGGGCGCACCAGCGGTTGGGTCTGCTGCTCGAACAGGATGGGGATGTGGCGGGGGCGATCCGGCACTTTGAGCGGGGGCTGGTGGGCACGCCGGCGGATTACGTGGGGATCAAGGTCAATCTGGGGCGGCTCTACAACCAGGTCCGGGCCTACGACCGCGCGGTGGCGCTGCTGGCGCCGGTGGTGCCGGCCGGGTATCCGAGCGCCACGGCCCACCTGGTGCTTGGAACCGCCTATCTCGCCATGGGTCGGAACGCCGAGGCGATCGCGGCGTTCGAGCGGATGCGCGAGGTTGAACCCGGAACCGCGGTGTCGGAACTGGCATTGTCGATGGCCCACCAGCGTTCCGGCGAATGGCGGCGGGCGCTGGAGACCGTGGAGGGGCTGATCCGGCGGCAGCCGGAACTGGGGGACGCCTACGTGCAGCGCGCGGAGATCCGGCTTTCGATGGGGCAGACCAACCAGGCGATGGCCGACCTGACGAAGGCGATCGAGACTTCGGCCCGGCCGGTGGGCGTCCGCCATCGCCTGGCCGAGGTATGGCTGGCCCAGGATCGGCAGGAGGAGGCGATCGCGATCTACCGGGCGATGGTGACGGATGGCAGCGCCGTGCCGGGGACCTACGATCGACTGGCGTTGCTGCATCAGGTGCGGGGCGAGATCGGGCTGGCG harbors:
- a CDS encoding tetratricopeptide repeat protein: MKPTSIPAVICLSILTCLPACLPGGVGVAARAAEMDLLREPLSAEVAEPSALPEIIAELATAALREAYARVQQGDFDGALSAARRAASADPRSAPAAELVGVALAKRGELDDALRWFQRAVEIDARQGTAWTKIGDVQLSRQDGEAARAAYIRALEVNPSDRRAHQRLGLLLEQDGDVAGAIRHFERGLVGTPADYVGIKVNLGRLYNQVRAYDRAVALLAPVVPAGYPSATAHLVLGTAYLAMGRNAEAIAAFERMREVEPGTAVSELALSMAHQRSGEWRRALETVEGLIRRQPELGDAYVQRAEIRLSMGQTNQAMADLTKAIETSARPVGVRHRLAEVWLAQDRQEEAIAIYRAMVTDGSAVPGTYDRLALLHQVRGEIGLAEEAIEAGCRAFPRSGLLRLRQGLLYGFIQRYDRCRDALLEAERLSPGDPRVGKALAGAYLRLGDRTEAVRWARRVVEMAPESVDDRFFLGGLLEEQGELEGAIREYRWILERQPRHVAALNNLASALAAAGRMEEALGPAGEAVSLAPGSATVLDTHGWIQFRLGRYAEARQTLERAAGLADVRPVHRYHLGLARWKAGDRVGAIEALEQALADGTAFRGRDDAERVLGSLR
- a CDS encoding PEP-CTERM sorting domain-containing protein, which translates into the protein MLVTGGLGMLGTAVLADSISPSVFTADLNVGESVTVRKTVTVDEGRPTTSKVDVYFLADTTGSMGGAINGVKASAGALLASISGLGDVQFAVGEYKDFAISPYGSPGDFPYRLNTPMTANQASAQAGINMWGASGGNDWPESNLHALKTLAEDPATGWRDGSKRLVVWFGDAYGHDSVAHPGPTEAATIAALQAASIQVEAIDVGSAGSGLDATGQATRITAATGGHKYTGPNNAAIVAVIADAIEAAFATYNTVTLDLSEVPAGLLASIVPGSYVGDYDREETRTFEFDLTFTGVAPGDYSFNVYGLVDGGRVATESDRIRVFNGTPVPEGGMTLPLLGMAAVLFGLLRRAK
- a CDS encoding YajQ family cyclic di-GMP-binding protein is translated as MPSFDIVSEVNSMEIENAVNQAKKELLNRFDFKGSPAEIVLEKNEIRLSAQDAFKIKALEEIVIGKMAKRSISLKNVDRQDPEISPLGHARQTLRIKQGIEAPVAKEVSGFVRGLGRKVTVQIQGEALRVTGKSRDDLQAVMAAVRAGDFPVELSFTNFRD
- a CDS encoding PIN domain-containing protein; translated protein: MIYLLDANVLIALIDTTHAHHAAAVRFFPIAQRTGWATCPIVENAFIRIFGRPGYRNGPGTPDLARTLLAQYCAAPGHRFLPDDATLLDLPRFPSLRGSMSLTDLYLLGLAVKHGGRFATFDAGIDASLVPGGETALLKL